The following coding sequences are from one Streptomyces venezuelae window:
- a CDS encoding F0F1 ATP synthase subunit gamma, which translates to MGAQLRVYKRRIRSVTATKKITKAMEMIAASRVVKAQRKVAASTPYATELTRAVTAVGTGSNTKHPLTTEAETATRTAVLLLTSDRGLAGAFNSNAIKAAEQLTERLEAEGKEVDTYIVGRRGLAHYNFRERKVVESWSGFTDEPTYADAKKVAVPLIEAIEKETAEGGVDELHIVYTEFVSMMTQTAIDSRLLPLSLEEVAEESKSGKDEILPLYDFEPSAEDVLDALLPRYVESRIYNAMLQSAASKHAATRRAMKSATDNAGDLINSLSRLANAARQAEITQEISEIVGGTAALADATAGSDK; encoded by the coding sequence ATGGGAGCCCAGCTCCGGGTCTACAAGCGTCGCATCCGATCCGTCACCGCGACCAAGAAGATCACCAAGGCGATGGAGATGATCGCCGCCTCGCGTGTCGTCAAGGCGCAGCGCAAGGTGGCGGCCTCCACGCCGTACGCGACCGAGCTCACCCGGGCGGTCACGGCGGTCGGCACTGGTTCGAACACGAAGCACCCGCTGACCACCGAGGCGGAGACGGCGACCCGTACCGCGGTTCTGCTCCTCACGAGCGACCGCGGACTGGCCGGCGCCTTCAACTCCAACGCCATCAAGGCCGCGGAGCAGCTCACCGAGCGCCTCGAGGCCGAGGGCAAGGAGGTCGACACGTACATCGTCGGCCGCCGTGGTCTGGCCCACTACAACTTCCGCGAGCGCAAGGTCGTGGAGTCGTGGTCGGGGTTCACCGACGAGCCCACGTACGCGGATGCCAAGAAGGTCGCGGTGCCGCTGATCGAGGCCATCGAGAAGGAGACGGCGGAGGGCGGCGTGGACGAGCTCCACATCGTCTACACCGAGTTCGTCTCGATGATGACGCAGACGGCCATCGACAGCCGCCTGCTGCCGCTCAGCCTCGAGGAGGTGGCGGAGGAGTCGAAGTCCGGCAAGGACGAGATCCTTCCGCTGTACGACTTCGAGCCGTCGGCGGAGGACGTCCTCGACGCCCTGCTGCCGCGGTACGTCGAGAGCCGTATCTACAACGCGATGCTCCAGTCGGCTGCCTCCAAGCACGCCGCCACGCGCCGCGCGATGAAGTCGGCGACCGACAACGCCGGGGATCTGATCAACAGCCTCTCCCGGCTTGCCAACGCGGCCCGCCAGGCCGAAATCACCCAGGAAATCAGCGAGATCGTCGGCGGCACAGCAGCCCTGGCCGACGCGACCGCGGGGAGTGACAAGTAA
- the atpB gene encoding F0F1 ATP synthase subunit A → MSDNGCGFPAPGLHSFLFKPMFTVGGFEFNKVMLLALMTTLVVVTFFYVAFGKAKLVPGKLQMMGEAGYDFVRRGIVYETMGKKDGEKYVPLMVSLFFFIWIMNIWSVIPLTQFPVSSIIAYPAVLAAVVYLVWVPLTFKKHGFVGGWKNITGFDNSLGPIKWLVSFIEFFSNLLVRPFTHAVRLFANMFAGHLMLVMFTVASWYLLNSWMIPAAGVSFVMTMAMIVFELFVQAVQAYVFVLLACSYIQGALAEHH, encoded by the coding sequence ATGTCCGACAACGGCTGTGGCTTCCCGGCTCCGGGCCTGCACTCGTTCCTCTTCAAGCCGATGTTCACCGTCGGCGGGTTCGAGTTCAACAAGGTCATGCTGCTCGCCCTGATGACCACGCTCGTCGTCGTCACCTTCTTCTACGTGGCGTTCGGCAAGGCCAAGTTGGTCCCGGGCAAGCTGCAGATGATGGGCGAGGCCGGCTACGACTTCGTACGCCGCGGGATCGTCTACGAGACGATGGGCAAGAAGGACGGCGAGAAGTACGTCCCGCTCATGGTCTCGCTGTTCTTCTTCATCTGGATCATGAACATCTGGTCCGTGATCCCGCTGACCCAGTTCCCGGTCTCGTCGATCATCGCCTACCCGGCGGTGCTCGCGGCGGTCGTCTACCTGGTCTGGGTGCCCCTCACCTTCAAGAAGCACGGCTTCGTGGGTGGCTGGAAGAACATCACCGGCTTCGACAACTCGCTCGGCCCGATCAAGTGGCTCGTGTCGTTCATCGAGTTCTTCTCGAACCTGCTGGTGCGCCCCTTCACGCACGCCGTACGACTCTTCGCCAACATGTTCGCCGGTCACCTGATGCTGGTGATGTTCACCGTCGCCTCCTGGTACCTGCTGAACAGCTGGATGATCCCGGCCGCCGGTGTCTCCTTCGTGATGACCATGGCGATGATCGTCTTCGAGCTTTTCGTGCAGGCCGTCCAGGCGTACGTCTTCGTACTCCTCGCCTGCTCGTACATCCAGGGCGCTCTGGCCGAGCACCACTGA
- the atpD gene encoding F0F1 ATP synthase subunit beta, with translation MTTTVETAVATGRVARVIGPVVDVEFPVDAMPEIYNALHVQVDDPSAEGAKKTLTLEVAQHLGDGVVRAISMQPTDGLVRQAAVTDTGKGISVPVGDVTKGRVFNTLGEVLNDDPSSVAEAERWTIHRKAPAFDQLESKTEMFETGLKVVDLLTPYVKGGKIGLFGGAGVGKTVLIQEMIVRVAKLHDGVSVFAGVGERTREGNDLMVEMEEAGVLDKTALVFGQMDEPPGTRLRVALAGLTMAEYFRDVQKQDVLFFIDNIFRFTQAGSEVSTLLGRMPSAVGYQPNLADEMGLLQERITSTRGHSITSMQAIYVPADDLTDPAPATTFAHLDATTVLSRPISEKGIYPAVDPLDSTSRILDPRYIAQDHYDCAMRVKGILQKYKDLQDIIAILGIDELSEEDKLVVARARRVERFLSQNTHAAKQFTGVDGSDVSLEESIAAFNAICDGEYDHFPEQAFFMCGGLEDLKKNAKELGVS, from the coding sequence ATGACGACCACTGTTGAGACGGCCGTTGCCACGGGCCGCGTCGCCCGGGTCATCGGCCCGGTCGTCGACGTGGAGTTCCCCGTCGACGCGATGCCGGAGATCTACAACGCCCTGCACGTCCAGGTCGACGACCCGTCGGCCGAGGGCGCGAAGAAGACGCTGACCCTCGAGGTCGCCCAGCACCTGGGTGACGGCGTGGTCCGCGCGATCTCGATGCAGCCCACCGACGGCCTGGTCCGCCAGGCCGCGGTCACCGACACCGGCAAGGGCATCTCGGTGCCGGTCGGCGACGTGACCAAGGGCCGTGTGTTCAACACCCTCGGTGAGGTGCTGAACGACGACCCGTCCTCGGTCGCCGAGGCCGAGCGCTGGACGATCCACCGCAAGGCCCCGGCCTTCGACCAGCTCGAGTCCAAGACCGAGATGTTCGAGACCGGCCTGAAGGTCGTCGACCTTCTCACCCCGTACGTCAAGGGTGGAAAGATCGGTCTGTTCGGTGGTGCCGGTGTCGGCAAGACCGTTCTGATCCAGGAAATGATCGTCCGTGTGGCCAAGCTGCACGACGGTGTCTCCGTCTTCGCCGGTGTCGGCGAGCGCACCCGTGAGGGCAACGACCTCATGGTCGAGATGGAGGAAGCCGGCGTTCTGGACAAGACCGCGCTGGTCTTCGGCCAGATGGACGAGCCGCCGGGCACGCGTCTCCGTGTCGCCCTGGCCGGTCTGACCATGGCGGAGTACTTCCGCGATGTGCAGAAGCAGGACGTGCTGTTCTTCATCGACAACATCTTCCGCTTCACGCAGGCCGGTTCCGAGGTCTCGACCCTGCTCGGCCGCATGCCCTCCGCGGTGGGCTACCAGCCGAACCTGGCCGACGAGATGGGTCTCCTCCAGGAGCGCATCACGTCGACCCGCGGTCACTCGATCACCTCGATGCAGGCGATCTACGTCCCCGCGGACGACCTGACCGACCCGGCCCCGGCCACCACGTTCGCCCACCTCGACGCGACGACGGTTCTCTCCCGTCCGATCTCCGAGAAGGGCATCTACCCGGCCGTGGACCCGCTGGACTCCACGTCCCGCATCCTGGACCCGCGCTACATCGCGCAGGACCACTACGACTGCGCCATGCGCGTCAAGGGGATCCTGCAGAAGTACAAGGACCTCCAGGACATCATCGCGATCCTCGGTATCGACGAGCTCAGCGAGGAAGACAAGCTCGTCGTCGCCCGTGCCCGTCGCGTGGAGCGCTTCCTGTCGCAGAACACCCACGCCGCCAAGCAGTTCACCGGCGTGGACGGCTCGGACGTGTCCCTCGAGGAGTCGATCGCGGCGTTCAACGCGATCTGCGACGGCGAGTACGACCACTTCCCCGAGCAGGCCTTCTTCATGTGCGGTGGTCTCGAGGACCTCAAGAAGAACGCCAAGGAGCTCGGCGTCTCCTGA
- a CDS encoding MraY family glycosyltransferase yields MREYLLTLCITAAVTYLLTGPVRKFAIVAGAMPEIRARDVHREPTPRLGGIAMFFGLCAGLLVADHLPNLNAVFENSNEPRALLSGAALIWLIGVLDDKFEIDALIKLGAQMIAAGVMVMQGLTILWIPVPGVGTVSLTSGQGTLLTVALVVITINAVNFVDGLDGLAAGMVCIASAASFMYAYRIWYGYGIEAAAPATLFAAILMGMCLGFLPHNMHPARIFMGDSGSMLIGLILAAGAISVTGQVDPATLKLNFGTGRDATHAMLPVFIPLLMPLTIIAIPFADLVLAIVRRTWNGKSPFAADRGHLHHRLLEIGHSHSRAVLIMYFWSALIAFGTVAYSVHSTSMWILLLIVALSALGLVLLLLPRFTPRTPRWAEAFVPPRYRRRRATAAGELTAEDARSAEEEPPVPAGVNGATAIGARSRFQERREAESSR; encoded by the coding sequence GTGCGTGAATACCTGCTGACGCTCTGCATCACGGCCGCGGTGACCTACCTGCTGACCGGCCCGGTGCGGAAGTTCGCGATCGTGGCCGGCGCCATGCCGGAGATCCGCGCTCGTGACGTTCACCGGGAGCCCACGCCCCGGCTCGGCGGGATCGCGATGTTCTTCGGACTCTGCGCGGGGCTCCTGGTCGCCGACCACCTGCCGAACCTCAACGCGGTCTTCGAGAACTCCAACGAGCCGCGCGCGCTGCTCTCCGGCGCGGCGCTGATCTGGCTGATCGGAGTCCTGGACGACAAGTTCGAGATCGACGCGCTCATCAAGCTGGGCGCCCAGATGATCGCCGCCGGCGTCATGGTCATGCAGGGTCTGACGATCCTGTGGATCCCGGTCCCCGGTGTCGGCACGGTCTCGCTCACGTCCGGGCAGGGCACCCTGCTCACGGTGGCGCTCGTGGTGATCACCATCAACGCGGTCAACTTCGTCGACGGGCTCGACGGTCTCGCCGCGGGCATGGTCTGCATCGCGTCCGCCGCGTCCTTCATGTACGCCTACCGCATCTGGTACGGCTACGGCATCGAGGCAGCCGCACCCGCCACGCTCTTCGCCGCCATCCTCATGGGCATGTGCCTGGGCTTCCTGCCGCACAACATGCACCCCGCCCGCATCTTCATGGGCGACTCCGGCTCGATGCTCATCGGGCTCATCCTCGCGGCGGGCGCGATCTCCGTCACCGGACAGGTCGACCCCGCGACGCTGAAGCTCAACTTCGGCACCGGGCGCGACGCGACGCACGCGATGCTCCCCGTCTTCATCCCGCTCCTGATGCCGCTCACGATCATCGCGATCCCCTTCGCGGACCTGGTCCTCGCGATCGTGCGGCGCACCTGGAACGGCAAGTCGCCCTTCGCCGCGGACCGCGGCCACCTCCACCACCGGCTCCTGGAGATCGGGCACTCCCACAGCCGCGCGGTGCTGATCATGTACTTCTGGTCGGCGCTCATCGCCTTCGGCACCGTCGCGTACTCGGTCCACTCGACGAGCATGTGGATCCTGCTGCTGATCGTCGCGCTCAGCGCGCTCGGCCTGGTGCTGCTCCTGCTGCCGCGCTTCACCCCGCGCACCCCGCGGTGGGCCGAGGCGTTCGTGCCGCCGCGCTACCGCCGTCGCCGTGCCACCGCGGCCGGAGAGCTCACCGCCGAGGACGCGAGGTCTGCGGAAGAGGAACCTCCGGTGCCCGCGGGTGTCAACGGAGCGACCGCGATCGGCGCCCGTTCGCGCTTCCAGGAGCGGCGAGAGGCCGAGTCGTCGCGTTGA
- a CDS encoding DUF2550 domain-containing protein: MILTLLVCGLALIVLVLVGLFVFGLRRRLIQRSGGTFDCSLRWDAPEKGDTSGKGWGYGVARYNGDRVEWFRVFSYAPRPRRVLERSAIEVVDRRAPDGEEELALLSDAIVLGCLHRGTRLELAMSEDALTGFLAWLEAAPPGQRVNVA, translated from the coding sequence ATGATCCTCACTCTGCTCGTGTGCGGACTTGCTTTGATCGTGCTGGTGTTGGTGGGGCTCTTCGTCTTCGGCCTCCGGCGCCGGCTCATCCAGCGCTCCGGCGGCACCTTCGACTGCAGCCTGCGGTGGGACGCCCCCGAGAAGGGCGACACCTCCGGCAAGGGCTGGGGGTACGGGGTCGCCCGCTACAACGGTGACCGCGTCGAGTGGTTCCGCGTCTTCTCCTACGCTCCCCGGCCGCGCCGGGTCCTGGAGCGCTCCGCCATCGAGGTCGTGGACCGCCGCGCCCCGGACGGCGAGGAGGAACTGGCCCTGCTCTCCGACGCCATCGTCCTCGGCTGCCTCCACCGCGGGACCCGCCTGGAACTGGCGATGAGCGAGGACGCGCTGACGGGTTTCCTGGCGTGGCTGGAAGCGGCCCCTCCCGGCCAGCGCGTCAACGTGGCCTAG
- a CDS encoding F0F1 ATP synthase subunit epsilon: MAAELHVELVAADRSVWSGEATLVVARTTSGDIGVMPGHQPLLGVLESGPVTIRTSDGGTVVAAVHGGFISFADDKLSLLAEIAELSDEIDVKRAERALERAKSEADASAERRADVRLRAVATR, encoded by the coding sequence TTGGCTGCTGAGCTGCATGTCGAGCTGGTCGCAGCGGACCGCAGTGTCTGGTCCGGTGAGGCCACCCTGGTCGTCGCGCGCACCACGTCCGGCGACATCGGCGTCATGCCCGGTCACCAGCCGCTGCTCGGTGTGCTGGAATCGGGCCCGGTGACCATTCGTACGAGTGACGGCGGCACGGTCGTGGCCGCTGTCCACGGAGGATTCATCTCCTTCGCGGACGACAAGCTGTCGCTGCTGGCCGAGATCGCGGAGCTGTCCGACGAGATCGACGTCAAGCGTGCGGAGCGGGCGCTGGAGCGCGCGAAGTCGGAGGCCGACGCCTCCGCCGAGCGGCGCGCCGACGTCCGACTGCGTGCGGTGGCGACGCGCTGA
- the glyA gene encoding serine hydroxymethyltransferase: MSLSTVSTAPTALTTPAAHPDLEGLRRQDPELAEVLAAETARQADALQLIAAENFTSSAVLTALGSPLANKYAEGYPGARHHGGCELVDIAERIAVDRAKALFGAEHANVQAHSGSSAVLAAYAALLRPGDTVLAMGLPYGGHLTHGSPTNFSGRWFDFVGYGVDPESGLIDYDQVHALARSHRPKAIVCGSISYPRHIDYAAFREIADDVGAYLIADAAHPMGLVAGGAAPNPVPHADVVCATTHKVLRGPRGGLLLCGTELAERIDRAVFPFTQGGAQMHTIAAKAVAFGEAATPAFTAYAHQVVRNARALAEALAAAGFAITTGGTDTHLILADPTPLGVDARTARGRLAASGIFLDTCALPHDDTRGLRLGTAAVTTQGMTAPHQARIAGLVREAVREDTNVREEVRELVGGFPPYPAQPGAVGSEDDAESCNHRRYP, from the coding sequence ATGTCGCTCAGCACGGTCAGCACCGCACCCACCGCACTCACCACCCCCGCGGCCCACCCGGACCTCGAAGGGCTGCGCAGGCAGGACCCCGAGCTGGCCGAGGTCCTCGCCGCGGAGACCGCCCGGCAGGCCGACGCGCTGCAGCTGATCGCCGCCGAGAACTTCACCTCGTCCGCCGTCCTCACCGCGCTCGGCTCACCGCTCGCCAACAAGTACGCCGAGGGCTATCCCGGCGCCCGCCACCACGGCGGCTGCGAACTCGTCGACATCGCCGAGCGGATCGCCGTCGACCGGGCGAAGGCCCTGTTCGGCGCCGAGCACGCCAACGTGCAGGCGCACTCCGGCTCGTCCGCCGTCCTCGCCGCGTACGCCGCGCTGCTGCGGCCCGGCGACACGGTCCTGGCGATGGGTCTGCCGTACGGCGGTCACCTCACGCACGGCTCGCCCACGAACTTCTCGGGCCGGTGGTTCGACTTCGTCGGGTACGGCGTGGACCCCGAGAGCGGCCTCATCGACTACGACCAGGTGCACGCCCTGGCCCGCTCGCACCGCCCCAAGGCCATCGTCTGCGGCTCCATCTCGTACCCCCGGCACATCGACTACGCGGCGTTCCGCGAGATCGCCGACGACGTGGGCGCGTACCTCATCGCCGACGCCGCGCACCCCATGGGCCTGGTCGCCGGGGGAGCGGCGCCGAACCCCGTCCCGCACGCGGACGTCGTCTGCGCCACGACACACAAGGTCCTGCGCGGCCCGCGAGGCGGCCTCCTGCTGTGCGGGACGGAGCTGGCGGAACGGATCGACCGTGCCGTCTTCCCGTTCACGCAGGGCGGCGCACAGATGCATACGATCGCCGCCAAGGCCGTGGCGTTCGGCGAGGCGGCGACGCCGGCGTTCACGGCGTACGCCCATCAGGTGGTCCGCAACGCACGCGCCCTGGCCGAAGCACTGGCCGCCGCCGGATTCGCCATCACCACCGGCGGCACGGACACCCACCTCATCCTGGCCGACCCGACCCCCCTGGGAGTGGACGCCCGCACGGCCCGGGGCCGCCTCGCCGCCTCCGGAATCTTCCTCGACACCTGCGCCCTGCCCCACGACGACACCCGCGGCCTGCGCCTCGGCACGGCGGCCGTCACCACCCAGGGCATGACGGCCCCGCACCAGGCGCGCATCGCAGGCCTGGTGCGGGAAGCGGTGCGCGAGGACACCAACGTACGAGAAGAGGTACGCGAACTGGTGGGAGGATTTCCGCCGTATCCGGCCCAGCCAGGGGCAGTCGGGTCAGAGGACGATGCGGAGTCGTGCAACCATCGTCGCTACCCGTAA
- the atpE gene encoding ATP synthase F0 subunit C: protein MSATLELAALQGDIKALGSIGYGLAAIGPGIGVGIVFGKGTEALARQPEAAGLIRANQILGFAFCEALALIGIVMPFVYGS from the coding sequence ATGTCCGCGACTCTCGAGCTCGCCGCCCTCCAGGGTGACATCAAGGCCCTCGGCTCCATCGGCTACGGCCTCGCGGCCATCGGCCCCGGCATCGGTGTTGGCATCGTCTTCGGTAAGGGCACCGAGGCTCTCGCCCGTCAGCCCGAAGCTGCCGGCCTGATCCGTGCCAACCAGATCCTCGGTTTCGCCTTCTGTGAGGCGCTCGCCCTCATCGGCATCGTCATGCCGTTCGTCTACGGCTCCTGA
- the atpA gene encoding F0F1 ATP synthase subunit alpha: protein MAELTIRPEEIRDALENFVQAYKPDAASREEVGTVTLAGDGIAKVEGLPSAMANELLKFEDGTLGLALNLEEREIGSIVLGEFSGIEEGQSVTRTGEVLSVAVGEGYLGRVVDPLGNPIDGLGEIETSGRRALELQAPTVMQRKSVHEPMETGYKAVDAMTPIGRGQRQLIIGDRQTGKTALAVDTIINQRENWRSGDVNKQVRCIYVAIGQKGSTIASVRGALEEAGALEYTTIVAAPASDPAGFKYLAPYTGSAIGQQWMYEGKHVLIVFDDLSKQADAYRAVSLLLRRPPGREAYPGDVFYLHSRLLERCAKLSDELGKGSMTGLPIVETKANDVSAFIPTNVISITDGQCFLESDLFNAGQRPALNVGISVSRVGGSAQHKAMKQVSGRLRVDLAQFRELEAFAAFGSDLDAASKAQLERGQRMVELLKQPQYEPMATENQVVSVWAGTTGRMDDVPVVDIRRFESELLSYLHQSEKGLMTSIKEGGKMSDDTLQAVGDAIEKFKKQFKTSDGKLLGDDAPAAAK, encoded by the coding sequence ATGGCGGAGCTCACGATCCGGCCGGAGGAGATCCGGGACGCGCTGGAGAACTTTGTCCAGGCGTACAAGCCGGACGCGGCCTCGCGCGAGGAGGTCGGTACGGTCACCCTTGCCGGCGACGGCATCGCGAAGGTCGAGGGCCTGCCCTCGGCCATGGCCAACGAGCTGCTGAAGTTCGAGGACGGGACCCTCGGTCTCGCGCTGAACCTGGAAGAGCGCGAGATCGGTTCGATCGTCCTCGGTGAGTTCAGCGGTATCGAGGAAGGCCAGTCGGTCACCCGTACCGGCGAGGTGCTGTCGGTCGCCGTGGGCGAGGGCTACCTCGGCCGCGTCGTCGACCCGCTCGGCAACCCGATCGACGGCCTCGGCGAGATCGAGACCAGCGGTCGTCGCGCCCTTGAGCTGCAGGCCCCCACGGTCATGCAGCGCAAGTCGGTGCACGAGCCGATGGAGACCGGCTACAAGGCCGTCGACGCGATGACCCCGATCGGCCGCGGCCAGCGTCAGCTGATCATTGGTGACCGCCAGACCGGCAAGACCGCCCTGGCCGTCGACACGATCATCAACCAGCGCGAGAACTGGCGCTCGGGCGACGTGAACAAGCAGGTGCGCTGCATCTACGTCGCCATCGGCCAGAAGGGCTCCACCATCGCCTCCGTGCGCGGTGCCCTCGAAGAGGCCGGCGCGCTGGAGTACACGACCATCGTCGCCGCCCCGGCGTCCGACCCGGCGGGCTTCAAGTACCTGGCGCCCTACACCGGCTCGGCCATCGGCCAGCAGTGGATGTACGAGGGCAAGCACGTCCTCATCGTCTTCGACGACCTCTCGAAGCAGGCCGACGCCTACCGCGCCGTGTCCCTGCTGCTCCGCCGCCCGCCGGGGCGCGAGGCCTACCCCGGTGACGTCTTCTACCTGCACTCGCGTCTGCTCGAGCGCTGCGCGAAGCTCTCGGACGAGCTGGGCAAGGGCTCGATGACCGGTCTGCCGATCGTCGAGACCAAGGCGAACGACGTGTCGGCGTTCATCCCGACCAACGTCATCTCCATCACCGACGGCCAGTGCTTCCTGGAGTCGGACCTCTTCAACGCCGGTCAGCGCCCCGCGCTGAACGTCGGTATCTCCGTCTCCCGTGTCGGTGGTTCCGCGCAGCACAAGGCGATGAAGCAGGTCTCGGGTCGTCTCCGCGTGGACCTCGCCCAGTTCCGTGAGCTGGAGGCCTTCGCCGCCTTCGGTTCCGACCTGGACGCCGCGTCGAAGGCCCAGCTCGAGCGCGGCCAGCGCATGGTCGAGCTGCTCAAGCAGCCGCAGTACGAGCCGATGGCGACCGAGAACCAGGTCGTCTCCGTGTGGGCCGGTACCACCGGTCGCATGGACGACGTGCCGGTCGTCGACATCCGCCGCTTCGAAAGCGAGCTCCTCTCGTACCTGCACCAGAGCGAGAAGGGCCTCATGACCTCCATCAAGGAGGGCGGCAAGATGTCGGACGACACCCTGCAGGCCGTCGGCGACGCCATCGAGAAGTTCAAGAAGCAGTTCAAGACTTCGGACGGCAAGCTTCTCGGCGACGACGCCCCCGCCGCTGCCAAGTGA
- a CDS encoding F0F1 ATP synthase subunit B, with protein MIANLVQQAAEHAEEQNPLIPPGPELLVGAIAFAIVFFFFWKKLLPNINKVLEERREAIEGGIEKAEAAQTEAQSVLEQYKAQLAEARHEAARLRQEAQEQGATLIAEMRAEGQRQREEIVAAGHAQIEADRKAAAQSLRQDVGQLATDLAGKLVGESLEDHARQSRTIDRFLDELEEKAEAAR; from the coding sequence GTGATCGCCAACCTGGTACAGCAGGCGGCCGAGCACGCGGAGGAGCAGAACCCGCTCATCCCGCCCGGTCCCGAGCTGCTCGTCGGCGCCATCGCCTTCGCCATCGTCTTCTTCTTCTTCTGGAAGAAGCTCCTCCCGAACATCAACAAGGTTCTGGAAGAGCGCCGGGAGGCGATCGAAGGCGGTATCGAGAAGGCCGAGGCCGCTCAGACCGAGGCCCAGAGCGTTCTTGAGCAGTACAAGGCTCAGCTCGCCGAGGCCCGGCACGAGGCCGCGCGTCTGCGCCAGGAGGCGCAGGAGCAGGGCGCCACGCTCATCGCCGAGATGCGGGCCGAGGGCCAGCGTCAGCGCGAGGAGATCGTCGCCGCCGGTCACGCGCAGATCGAGGCCGACCGCAAGGCCGCCGCGCAGTCGCTGCGTCAGGACGTGGGCCAGCTGGCCACCGACCTGGCGGGCAAGCTCGTCGGCGAGTCCCTCGAGGACCACGCCCGGCAGAGCCGCACCATCGACCGCTTCCTCGACGAGCTCGAGGAGAAGGCCGAGGCCGCTCGATGA
- a CDS encoding F0F1 ATP synthase subunit delta: MTAHGASREALAAARERLDALTDSTSVDPKQLADELAAVTALFSREVSLRRVLTDPAQSGEAKAELAGRLLSGQVGGETADLVAGMVRSRWSQSRDLVDALEELTNLADLTGAQKTGGLDNVEDELFRFSRIVSSDNALRAALTDRAASNTAKSELLRSLLGGRAEVVTERLVERLVTAPRGRSLEEGIVSLSKLAADRRNRMVAVVTSAVPLSDRQKERLGAALAKVYGRPMHLNLDVDPAVLGGITVQVGDEVINGSIADRIEEAGRRVAGQ; encoded by the coding sequence ATGACAGCGCACGGAGCTAGCCGCGAGGCCCTGGCCGCCGCGCGCGAGCGCCTCGACGCGCTGACGGACAGCACCTCGGTCGACCCGAAGCAGCTCGCCGACGAGCTCGCCGCGGTCACCGCGCTGTTCAGCCGCGAGGTGTCGCTGCGTCGGGTCCTGACCGACCCGGCGCAGTCCGGCGAGGCCAAGGCCGAGCTCGCGGGCCGCCTGCTCTCCGGACAGGTGGGCGGCGAGACCGCCGACCTGGTGGCCGGCATGGTGCGCTCGCGCTGGTCGCAGTCGCGTGACCTGGTGGACGCCCTGGAGGAGCTCACCAACCTCGCCGACCTGACCGGTGCGCAGAAGACCGGCGGTCTCGACAACGTCGAGGACGAGCTCTTCCGGTTCAGCCGGATCGTCTCGTCCGACAACGCGCTGCGTGCCGCGTTGACCGACCGCGCCGCGTCCAACACGGCCAAGAGCGAGCTGCTGCGCAGCCTGCTCGGTGGTCGCGCCGAGGTCGTCACGGAGCGTCTCGTCGAGCGCCTCGTGACCGCGCCGCGTGGACGTAGCCTGGAAGAGGGCATCGTGTCCCTCTCCAAGCTGGCCGCCGACCGCCGCAACCGGATGGTCGCCGTCGTCACTTCCGCTGTTCCGCTCTCGGACCGGCAGAAGGAGCGTCTCGGCGCCGCACTGGCCAAGGTGTACGGACGCCCGATGCACCTGAACCTCGACGTGGACCCCGCGGTCCTCGGCGGGATCACGGTCCAGGTGGGCGACGAGGTCATCAACGGCTCCATCGCGGACCGCATCGAGGAAGCCGGCCGCCGCGTGGCCGGTCAGTAA